The sequence below is a genomic window from Pleuronectes platessa chromosome 13, fPlePla1.1, whole genome shotgun sequence.
CTCCATCCTCAACAGTTTCCAGCCCCAGGAGCACGACGTGTCCTGTCCCTCAGGTAGGACACCTGCTGCTGTTGACCCATACAGACCAACAGGTGCTGATCAGGTTCTTGATGGAGTTCACTGATCCATCGGTCGACTGAGCTGCTCTGAGGGAGTTTCTTGTCCATGTTGGTGGAAATGAGGCTGTTCCATCAGTTCCCTCTTCTCCACTAACGTGTCAGTGGCTCACGCCCTCGTAACGTGACTCGTGAGACTCAGTCTCCTCAGCTGCCACACAAACGACCATACGTCTTTACATAAATACAATCAACCCCCAGGAAAATCAGGTTTAAATTTGCTCCctggaatgaatgaatgtgataAAACAGAATTTGTACTTTAGTGTcaacatgtttccttttgaatgagAGACTCTCAGACATCGTCCCtgaaggtgtgtttgttttctccacaGTCACACCCCTGCCGGAGGAGTTTGAGCTGCAGGGTTTCTTGGCTCTCCGGCCGGCTCTGAGGTACAGAGTCTTCTCCGTctttgagtgagagagagtttgGTCGCTCTGTGTCTGAGCTgccttctgtttctgtttcaggtCTCTGGACTTCACCAAAGGTCATCAGGGAGTCCTGGTGGACAGAGACGGCCCGCCGGTCCACACTCGACACCAGAGACTCATCAGTCTGGGTAAATGGGTGGCAGACAACCAGCCAGGGTGAGTGTTGGTGTGCGGCTGCAGCTGACAGCGAGAACCCAGAGAACCCAGAgaagccagcaggtggcgctctgCAGTCAGCTTGTGACGCTCTTCATTAACTAAGCCGATCGTTACATGATCAGAACGCACACGAGAGGGAAGCTCAGCAAAATCACGTTCATCACGTTCATGAACAGAAAGTCAAACAAACCTGTGGAGAatattctttctcttttttcttttcatgtcatTTAAACTGAAAGTCGTTGACATTTTTCCACTTAAATTAAGAAAATTATTTTCTGATAAATGATACAAACAGAGTTGCTTCTGTTTAAGTCAAGAGGGTTCTCATGTCTCGGTGCTGGCGCCACCCAGTGGTTGGAGGCATTAGTGTTCATGTTGTCCCTTTGTCCCATTCTGGTGAACACGGTGTCCCCGGAAGGCCAGGAGGGCATTTCTTCAAAATGGGTTCAATCATTCATTTAGACTCGATGATTAAAAGATTAGATTTGGGTGGTCAACGGTCCCagtcaggagtgtgtgtgaacctgTAACTGGTTAACAGTGGAATAAACCACAGGACAGGGAATCTGGTTTTCAAACCTGATGTGAAACTTCTCATCACTGTTGCAGCTTCTCATATTTTcttatacattttaaactgaTCACATGACTTCTCTCTGCGTTACTGACCATGAAAgttatgaagagaaagagacgaTGTAGTAAAAGTTTGACCTCAGCaggttctctctgtctcctccacagGCTGATTCAGTGCAGAGAGAGTGAGGAcggtctcctcctcttcatcactgacaTTCCAGAGCAGGCCATCGAGGAGCCGCAGGAGAGGGAGGCACCGGTGCTGCAGGACTCGTCCAACGGGGAACAGATGCCTAACGACGGAGGACACTCCGGCCTGAAGTCGGTGCTGTCGGCGGGGAAGACGCAGAGCTCATGGCCTGATGGTAGTGACCGACCTGTCGTCACCTTCAAGGAGAACATCAAACCACGAGAGCAGAGCCGCGAAATGATGAGGAACCCTCAGCAGAAGGACGCCGGCAAAGAGCGCAGAGACTTCGGTAAAGGCAACGGGGCGGCTGGGAAAGGAGAGCTGAAGAGGGACgggaagaggaagagcgagCCGAAGAAAACCGGCCACGAGAAAACGACTGAGGCCGTGAAACAggtagagaagaagaaacagctcCAGCTTCATCCTGAGCAGCTCCAGGACCTGTTTGACCCGTTTCCTGTGTCTCAGGTGAAGGCTCAGACGGAGCTGAGGAAGACTCCGGTGTCCGAGGTGAAGAAGACTCCTGTCACTCAAACTCAAACCACCTGCTCCTCCCAGTTCATCCCCATCCACCATCCTGGAGCCTTCCCCCCCCTGCCCAGCAGACCCGGTATATATACCaatatattatgtattattattcatCTGCACTGTATACAAACGCATATTCATAcacttgtatatatatatataatttataatatatatacatatgaatATGTGTATCTACAGACAGGTCTGAATGTTTGTACTGTTTTATTCTTCATGTGGTTTCTGATGCTGAATTCTTCTTGTTCTGGGTTTGGACCCTGATGGTCGAAGCACTTTTTGTaaatcactttggataaaagctcaATGATATGTTATGATTTTCAGACATTGGTGAGAtcaattaatttagtttttctctgCTCCTGCTTGGTTCCTCTGCAGGTTTCCCGCCCTCAGCCTACGTGATGCCTCCTCCGGTGGCGTTCCCGGGGCTCCAGGTGAATCCGGGCTTCACCTTCTCCACCGGCGTGTCCGTCCCCGGGCCGTTCCTCCAGCCAGCTGCCCACTCTCAGGCTGGCTCACAGGTTCAGGCTGGAAAGCAGTCCCACATTCCCTACAGTCAGCAGAGGCCCTCCGGTCCAGGGCCGGGTCAGGGCCCTGGGTCCATGAACCAGAGCCCCTCCCCGGGTCAGCAGCCCCTGTCCCAGCTGCCCTCCCAGCATGCCTTGCAGCAGTCTGTCCAGCTGCAGGTGCAGGCCatgagccagcagcagcagtctccCACCAGACCGGTGCAGCAGGTCGGGATCGGGAAGAGTCCGCCTCACCTCCCAGGACTGCAACAGGTCAGGTCACAAAACACagaaccacttcctgtttccacctCAGTGTTAACCCAGCACAGACCGTTTGtgcgtgttcgtgtgtgtggTGCATCTTTTAATATATTCAAACCTTTATAAACACagactgacctctagtggtgatAAGTAGACAGAACACCTGACCCTGGTTGTGTCTGGTCTCAGTACATGCAGGTCCAGGACCAGCCGGCTCAGATTTGGAACCAGGCACAGGCGGCCCTGCAGAAGATGAATCCCATGATGTCCATGAAGCAGCAGCCGTCACAGACGTTCTTCATGGCGTCTCCGGATCCTCTCAAACTGTACGAGCACCAGCTGCAGCCCCAGCTGTCCAACATGGACAAGAAGATCAAGTTCCCCGACGCCAAGATGCAGGACTTCTACTGGGAGCCGTCCTACAGGATGGGGGACGGCCTTGCCGTGATGGCAGACAGGATGAAGAGGCCTCCACCGGGTGGGATCTGCTCAGAGCAGGACGGCTCCACCGGGCCCCGGGGGCCCCCCTTTGAGGTGAGCAGCTCTCTGGGACCTGTTTGGAGGAGGAGGTCCTGTCCTGATGCTTTTCTGTCTCTATGCTGACCTCTGTAATTTCCTTCTTTTCACTTCTGTCTCACTCACTTGCCTTTCTTCACCTCCACTTTCCTTTTtcgtcttcctctccttctcctctcaccaGGACAAGAGCTcgcctctcctgcctcctgaccTGTTAAAATCTCTGGCAGattttgaggaggaggaggagctcgtCTTTTCTAAGCCTCCTGATTTCTTCCAGGCCTTGGCTGCTCCTCTTAGTTCTGCTCCTGGACCAAACATGTTTGTATGTACCCTCTGCAAACAGTCTCCAGCTGCTCTATAGAGCCACACTCTGCTCATCAGTCTCCAGCTGCTCTATAGAGCTACACTCTGCTCATCAGTCTCCAGCTGCTCTATAGAGCCACACTCTGCTCATCAGTCTCCAGCTGCTCTATAGAGCCACACTCTGCTCATCAGTCTCCAGCTGCTCTATAGAGCCACACTCTGCTCATCAGTCTCCAGCTGCTCTATAGAGCCACACTCTGCTCATCAGTCTCCAGTTGCTCTATAGAGCCACACTCTGCTCATCAGTCTCCAGCTGCTCTATAGAGCCACACTCTGCTCATCAGTCTCCAGCTGCTAACGTCTTATGCCAGTATTCGTAATCTATGAGAAGGATCATGTGACCTTGTCTCATGTGTCAAACTGCAGCGTCCATAACTTCTCCTCAGAACAACGAGGGCTTTCAATGTTAAACAACTGTGAACCTCAGACCGTCACAGGTTCCACTCCGTCTCTCTCATCATGTCTGTCCCTCGTCTCTGCAGCTGTCCAACCAGACCAGGATGGAGAGCGGCCCCGAGGGCGTCAGCCAATCATCTTCTCTTCTGCCCATCTCTGGGTTCCCCATGCAGGTGAGACCAAAGAGACATGATCCACTTTGATCCTGTTTGTTCACCTGTAGACTCTGGGTCCaggaagtgaagccaatgcagaCGTGCATGAAACCTGTCttctgaccagcagggggcgactcctctggtagtctctatagaaagtgactcttcctctcactttataacgtctgtaaacattcaggagtttatgtctcagtctctagtttcaagtcttcttcaaacagctgatgatcatttagagtaaaacagaccataaagcaccggttgtattgggggggggggaataccaCAGTTTGAATGACAGCTAGTCCCGTCCAATGGTTGCAGGGGGCAGGTGTAGGACCACGGTGTGGACCACACGGTGGACGACTGCTCATGAATGTTCAAGTGATGAGGAGGGTCTAACtcgttgcattgtgggaaatgtaggctCCAGTGTTGTTGGTGTTTGGACAGATGTGGGTCATTGTGTTTCAAGCTGATCTCTGTAGGTTTGAATGAAAGCTTTAAACCACGAGGGGAACTGAGTGGCAGTATCCCAGTTCATCCACCAGAGGGCAGAGTAGATGAGATGTTAATATGAGAAACGCAGCATCATCACTTAATATCAGCTGATCCAGTTTCTGTGCTCATGTGATCAGGAGTACAACCAGAACAGCATCTTCAGCCAGGCGTACGGCAAGACCCTGCCGCCCAGCTCCAAGCCTGACGCTCCCATGATGCACCAGGAGCCGTCCCTCTACTCCCTGTTTGAAGGGACGCCGTggtccccctccctccctgccagCTCAGGTACGTCTCAGCCGTAAAGACTCAGATTAAGACGAAGCCGTTGATGGACCTGTCTCTGACGGAAGCTGTTTTCTCATTGGCAGACCACTCCACCCCGGCCAGCCAATCCCCTCACTCCTCCAACCCCAGCAGCCTGCcgtcctccccccccacacacaaccaCGGAGCTATGCCCTTCTCTAACTTCGGGCCCATCGGCACTCCGGACAGTCGGGACCGCCGGGTGGTGGACCGCTGGAAGGCCGACAAGAccggtgagggggggggggtctagaTTTAGAAAACGCTGATGAAACATGATGAAGAGTTTTTAAGAAGGAagtttgtgtggttgttttccAGGAGCCGTCAGCGGCTTCGGTCTGGACTACCTGCcggctgctgcttcctctgcagcttcagACACCAGCTGGCACCAGGGTGCACCGAGCGGCAGCTcctggaccaatcaggagtctcCAATGGAGGAGTCGTCTTCCACCGTGCTGCTCGACAGCCTCAAGGTCACTGGTTAACGACTACGTCATGTGACTAACAGCTGATGCAGTTTTATCTAAATCAATACTTTCTAAACTttattgtctttgtcttttataatttgtaattaacttttttaattgACTCAACTTGAGTTTCAGACTCAGATTGACGTGTTCTCCCATGTGGACACGTTGTGCAGGTTCATGATGCTGTGCTCTCTCTGCAGTCCATCTGGTCCAGCTCCATGATGCAGCCGGGCCCGTCGGCGCTggagcagctcctcctgcagcagaagcagaagcagcagcgagGTCACGGCGCCATGAACCCGCCTCACTGAACGGCAGCCGGGCGGCGCTCTGTGTCCGGATGTAAAACAACCACCGCAGGAGAGAAACTAAAGTTTGACGAAGACGAGCTCCGACTTAAATGGAAAATTAAACCGGTGAGAAACGGTGGAGGCCGGGGAGGTGACACGCCCCCCCGACGAGGCTGAaacaccacccccaccccctcagcCGTCGAGGAGCGGTGACCCCCCTCCTGGATCGGAGGGCTCGGGATCTCTTCACCGATGGTGCCAAGCGCCACTGCCGGGTTTCCTTCAACCCGCGGAAATCTGAACATTGAGGatcacgacccccccccccaccaccaccactgcccCAGAAGAACTGCTGTCTCCACGAGGACGCCACCACCTGGACGTCTGCTCGGCCCGGACGGCGTCCGTCTTTAGCGTCTCGGCTGCTGTGGGAGAGCGAGGACAGTGTGGTGGTCCGGTtcgggggggggtggggggggtcaggTGAAGCAGCGGGAGACAAAATAACAGACTGGACTTTCTGCTTTCTCCGTTCATTTTCATtagtgtggaggaggaagagggggagggatCTGCAGCTGATTGGGCGAATGAAGGAAGGAAAAGGGTTAcagctatataaatatataaataaatatatattgccATAGTTGGACTTTAGGCGGGTCGTGTCTCGTAGCCGTGTTGTGAGAACGAGGACTAGACTTTGTGACGACGGGGTGTCCCTCacccagacagacacacactcgttgTGCGACCTTTTTGAGAGAAGAGCCGAAAGGAGGAGGGGCTTAGAGCACGAGACCCGTCGGTGTTAGGGATCGTATCATCGTTAGAGATTTACAGATATTAATAAACTGAGTATTTAGTGATTTGTTTGTAGCAGTTTTAGCTTCACGCTGTGACGTGGACCCAGCTTTGTCTTTTAACTTCTTCTTCCTGTTACTTCGTTAATGAACCAAGAAAATACAACTGCTCGATTCCGTCAGTGACTCACCTGCTTCTAATGTTCTGTTCAGcgtctgatggggggggggggggggggggggggtcatcttTAGTTACAGCAGCTCTGATTAATGTGTCTTAGCCTCTGAAGCTTCTTCTTGTAAAACCTGAAAGTCACAAGAACCGAACTCGAAGCTTCTTCAGAGACGGAACCAGTGAACTCGTGTTTCATCTGGGGGTCGTTTGATGGACCAGGAAGTCGATGACTCATCGGTTCTTTATTCTCTAAGAACTGTTCAAGGTTCAGTTTGATCGAATCATTAATTGAGTTCAGAGAAAGAAACTGGACgaacattcaaaataaaaacgaTCAATATAATTGATTATTGTTCTGCTGATGACTCAACGATCAGGGAACCAAAGTTCCACCTGAGACGTCCTGCTCCATCACGTCCGATTTTCATTGAGCCCACTGTGGTCCCTCTGGATCTGTGGCTCCTCTGGTTCTGTGGATCCTCTGGATCTGTGGCTCCTCTGGTTCTGCGG
It includes:
- the smg7 gene encoding nonsense-mediated mRNA decay factor SMG7 isoform X1 gives rise to the protein MTLCAQYLRQAEALKADMTDSKLGAAEVWTSRQALQDLYQKMLVTDLEYALDKKAEQDLWNHAFKNQITTLQSQAKNRANPNRSEVQANLSLFLEAASGFYTQLLQELCNVFNVDLPCRVKSSQLGIISNKQSSSSIVSPQPSSCSYICQHCLVHLGDIARYRNQTSQAESYYRHAAQLVPSNGQPYNQLAILASSKGDHLTTIFYYCRSIAVKFPFPAASTNLQKALSKALESREEGKTKWSVSDFIKAFIKFHGHVYLSKSLDKVDALRGKLEEQFQRLILQKAFSSQQLVHITVINLFELHHLRDLTCDGSEPAFSSEQQVSWFQLLGLFMSFLGVMCSRVLLNKTRGEDIMGECPLPAIKVSLDWIKLRPSVFHEAAVDERQHVWPWLVSILNSFQPQEHDVSCPSVTPLPEEFELQGFLALRPALRSLDFTKGHQGVLVDRDGPPVHTRHQRLISLGKWVADNQPGLIQCRESEDGLLLFITDIPEQAIEEPQEREAPVLQDSSNGEQMPNDGGHSGLKSVLSAGKTQSSWPDGSDRPVVTFKENIKPREQSREMMRNPQQKDAGKERRDFGKGNGAAGKGELKRDGKRKSEPKKTGHEKTTEAVKQVKAQTELRKTPVSEVKKTPVTQTQTTCSSQFIPIHHPGAFPPLPSRPGFPPSAYVMPPPVAFPGLQVNPGFTFSTGVSVPGPFLQPAAHSQAGSQVQAGKQSHIPYSQQRPSGPGPGQGPGSMNQSPSPGQQPLSQLPSQHALQQSVQLQVQAMSQQQQSPTRPVQQVGIGKSPPHLPGLQQYMQVQDQPAQIWNQAQAALQKMNPMMSMKQQPSQTFFMASPDPLKLYEHQLQPQLSNMDKKIKFPDAKMQDFYWEPSYRMGDGLAVMADRMKRPPPGGICSEQDGSTGPRGPPFEDKSSPLLPPDLLKSLADFEEEEELVFSKPPDFFQALAAPLSSAPGPNMFLSNQTRMESGPEGVSQSSSLLPISGFPMQEYNQNSIFSQAYGKTLPPSSKPDAPMMHQEPSLYSLFEGTPWSPSLPASSDHSTPASQSPHSSNPSSLPSSPPTHNHGAMPFSNFGPIGTPDSRDRRVVDRWKADKTGAVSGFGLDYLPAAASSAASDTSWHQGAPSGSSWTNQESPMEESSSTVLLDSLKSIWSSSMMQPGPSALEQLLLQQKQKQQRGHGAMNPPH
- the smg7 gene encoding nonsense-mediated mRNA decay factor SMG7 isoform X2; translation: MTLCAQYLRQAEALKADMTDSKLGAAEVWTSRQALQDLYQKMLVTDLEYALDKKAEQDLWNHAFKNQITTLQSQAKNRANPNRSEVQANLSLFLEAASGFYTQLLQELCNVFNVDLPCRVKSSQLGIISNKQSSSSIVSPQPSSCSYICQHCLVHLGDIARYRNQTSQAESYYRHAAQLVPSNGQPYNQLAILASSKGDHLTTIFYYCRSIAVKFPFPAASTNLQKALSKALESREEGKTKWSVSDFIKAFIKFHGHVYLSKSLDKVDALRGKLEEQFQRLILQKAFSSQQLVHITVINLFELHHLRDLTCDGSEPAFSSEQQVSWFQLLGLFMSFLGVMCSRVLLNKTRGEDIMGECPLPAIKVSLDWIKLRPSVFHEAAVDERQHVWPWLVSILNSFQPQEHDVSCPSVTPLPEEFELQGFLALRPALRSLDFTKGHQGVLVDRDGPPVHTRHQRLISLGKWVADNQPGLIQCRESEDGLLLFITDIPEQAIEEPQEREAPVLQDSSNGEQMPNDGGHSGLKSVLSAGKTQSSWPDGSDRPVVTFKENIKPREQSREMMRNPQQKDAGKERRDFGKGNGAAGKGELKRDGKRKSEPKKTGHEKTTEAVKQVKAQTELRKTPVSEVKKTPVTQTQTTCSSQFIPIHHPGAFPPLPSRPGFPPSAYVMPPPVAFPGLQVNPGFTFSTGVSVPGPFLQPAAHSQAGSQVQAGKQSHIPYSQQRPSGPGPGQGPGSMNQSPSPGQQPLSQLPSQHALQQSVQLQVQAMSQQQQSPTRPVQQVGIGKSPPHLPGLQQYMQVQDQPAQIWNQAQAALQKMNPMMSMKQQPSQTFFMASPDPLKLYEHQLQPQLSNMDKKIKFPDAKMQDFYWEPSYRMGDGLAVMADRMKRPPPGGICSEQDGSTGPRGPPFELSNQTRMESGPEGVSQSSSLLPISGFPMQEYNQNSIFSQAYGKTLPPSSKPDAPMMHQEPSLYSLFEGTPWSPSLPASSDHSTPASQSPHSSNPSSLPSSPPTHNHGAMPFSNFGPIGTPDSRDRRVVDRWKADKTAVSGFGLDYLPAAASSAASDTSWHQGAPSGSSWTNQESPMEESSSTVLLDSLKSIWSSSMMQPGPSALEQLLLQQKQKQQRGHGAMNPPH